The following proteins are encoded in a genomic region of Brachypodium distachyon strain Bd21 chromosome 1, Brachypodium_distachyon_v3.0, whole genome shotgun sequence:
- the LOC100837212 gene encoding L-type lectin-domain containing receptor kinase IV.1 — MRARLQPCAQQGRPQQQVKRARNSSRTICQPQIIIYGALAARRAATLHCTPQSPRPRMENPRFFLLAALLLFLGSGVANVVHGADGEQFVYSGFGGANASLSLDGTAVIEPSGILELTNGTAQLSGHAIHRTPLRLRRSPGAGVRSFSASFVFGIIPPYSDLSGHGIVFFLANSNNFTGALPSQYMGLLNSANEGNATNHVFGVELDTIQSKEFNDPNDNHVGIDVNSLKSIAVHPAGYYDDDNTGAFHELLLISSKVMQVWVDYESESTQINVFLAPLNVKSGTPKPSRPLVSAKHNLSDVLVEPAAYAGFSSSTGTVRSRHYVLGWSFAMDGPAPPIDIGKLPRLPVEISKARSRVLEIVLPIGTAAFVLAVVTVVVLLVRRRSKYAEVREDWESEFGPHRFTYKDLFRATEGFKSKTLLGFGGFGRVHKGVLPKSKMEVAVKKVSHESRQGIKEFVAEVVTIGRLRHRNLVQLLGYCRRKNELLLVYDYMSNGSLDKYLYGSSSSGTTRLDWAQRFKIIKGVASGLLYIHEDFEQVIIHRDVKASNVLVDAEMNGRLGDFGLARLYDHGADPQTTHVVGTMGYLAPELARTGKASPLTDVFAFGAFILEVACGRRPVEQAMDDGRLMLVDWVLEHWQKGSLLETVDARLKGDYDAEEVTLALKLGLLCSHPLPGARPSMRQVVQYLEGDMPLPELTPMQMSFSMLSLMQGEGFDSYVFSASHPSSASATMMTMGTISGLSGGR; from the coding sequence ATGCGTGCTCGCCTTCAGCCGTGTGCACAACAAGGAAGACCCCAGCAGCAAGTCAAGCGCGCGCGGAATAGCAGCCGTACCATCTGCCAGCCGCAGATTATTATATACGGCGCGTTGGCAGCTCGCCGGGCGGCTACACTGCACTGCACACCACAATCCCCACGACCCCGCATGGAGAACCCGCGCTTCTTCCTTCTCGcggctctcctcctcttcctcggctCCGGCGTCGCCAACGTCGTCCATGGCGCCGACGGCGAGCAGTTCGTCTACTCCGGCTTCGGCGGCGCGAACGCCTCCCTGTCCCTGGACGGCACGGCGGTGATCGAGCCGAGCGGCATCCTGGAGCTGACCAACGGCACGGCGCAGCTCTCGGGCCACGCGATCCACCGGACCCcgctgcgcctgcgccggtCCCCGGGCGCCGGGGTGCGCTCCTTCTCGGCGTCCTTCGTGTTCGGCATCATCCCGCCTTACTCCGACCTCAGCGGCCACGgcatcgtcttcttcctcgccaaCAGCAACAACTTCACGGGCGCGCTGCCCAGCCAGTACATGGGCCTCCTCAACAGCGCCAACGAAGGCAACGCCACCAACCACGTCTTCGGCGTCGAGCTCGACACCATCCAGAGCAAGGAGTTCAACGACCCCAACGACAACCATGTCGGTATCGACGTCAACAGCCTCAAGTCCATCGCCGTGCACCCCGCCGGCTACTACGACGACGATAACACCGGGGCCTTCCACGAGCTGCTCCTCATCAGCAGCAAGGTTATGCAGGTGTGGGTGGACTACGAGAGCGAGTCGACCCAGATCAACGTGTTCCTGGCTCCCCTGAACGTCAAATCCGGGACGCCCAAGCCTTCGAGGCCGCTGGTGTCAGCCAAGCACAACCTCTCGGACGTGCTCGTGGAGCCAGCAGCGTACGCCGGGTTCTCGTCGTCCACGGGCACCGTCAGGTCGCGCCACTACGTGCTCGGCTGGAGCTTCGCCATGGACGGGCCTGCCCCGCCCATCGACATCGGCAAGCTTCCCAGACTACCCGTAGAGATCTCCAAAGCACGGTCCAGGGTGCTAGAGATCGTGCTCCCGATCGGGACCGCGGCGTTCGTGCTCGCCGTGGTCACCGTCGTGGTTCTGCTCGTCCGCAGGCGATCAAAGTACGCCGAGGTCCGGGAAGACTGGGAGTCCGAGTTCGGGCCGCACAGGTTCACTTACAAGGACCTGTTCCGGGCCACGGAAGGGTTCAAGAGCAAGACGCTGCTGGGGTTCGGCGGGTTCGGGCGCGTGCACAAGGGCGTGCTCCCGAAGTCCAAGATGGAGGTGGCCGTGAAGAAAGTGTCCCACGAGTCGAGGCAGGGGATCAAGGAGTTCGTGGCCGAGGTGGTCACCATCGGCCGGCTCCGGCACCGGAACCTCGTGCAGCTGCTGGGCTACTGCCGCAGGAAGAACGAGCTGCTCCTCGTCTACGACTACATGTCCAACGGCAGCCTCGACAAGTACCTCTACGGCAGCAGCTCCTCCGGGACGACGAGGCTGGACTGGGCGCAGAGGTTCAAGATCATCAAGGGCGTGGCGTCCGGGCTGCTCTACATCCACGAGGACTTCGAGCAGGTGATCATCCACAGGGACGTCAAGGCCAGCAACGTGCTCGTGGACGCCGAGATGAACGGCCGGCTGGGCGACTTCGGCCTTGCCAGGTTATACGACCATGGCGCCGACCCGCAGACGACGCACGTTGTCGGCACCATGGGGTACCTGGCGCCGGAGCTGGCACGGACCGGCAAGGCTTCGCCGCTCACAGACGTGTTCGCCTTCGGGGCGTTTATCCTGGAAGTGGCCTGTGGGCGGAGGCCCGTGGAGCAGGCCATGGACGACGGCCGGCTCATGCTCGTGGACTGGGTGCTCGAGCACTGGCAGAAGGGGTCTCTTCTCGAGACGGTCGATGCCAGGCTTAAGGGCGACTACGACGCCGAGGAGGTGACCCTGGCGCTGAAGCTGGGCTTGCTCTGCTCGCACCCGTTGCCCGGGGCCAGGCCCAGCATGCGGCAGGTCGTGCAGTACCTCGAAGGCGACATGCCGTTGCCCGAGCTGACGCCGATGCAGATGAGCTTCAGCATGCTGTCCCTGATGCAGGGCGAAGGGTTCGACTCGTATGTCTTTTCGGCGTCGCAtccgtcgtcggcgtcggccaCCATGATGACCATGGGCACCATCAGTGGACTGTCTGGAGGGAGATGA